One Luteolibacter yonseiensis genomic window carries:
- a CDS encoding aminopeptidase, giving the protein MLRSISLPLALCGAFAVLTSCQTVHFYQQALGGQWEILRKSKPNGRVIASPETSPVVRRQLIAVERIRQFASDHLSLPGDESYGKYADLGREHVVWVLYAAPEFSLEAKNWHYPAVGEMDYRGYFREEDTVAYAKELRAEGYDVFIGGVDAYSTLGWFHDPVLNTFVRYPDIDLAETIFHELTHRRIFRWGDTVFNESLANTVAEEGVRRWLRHEGRLEDLKKYEGRLVRRREFYREIERSKAALEKLYSSGKPAAVMRGEKAAILGKLRDSFRELRRKWGGHGLEEWLKEDINNGHIVSLKLYAEHMPEFEKLLAECDGDLDLFYQKAGKLKLDAAR; this is encoded by the coding sequence ATGCTCCGATCAATCTCCCTGCCACTCGCGCTCTGCGGAGCATTTGCTGTTCTGACCTCTTGTCAGACGGTCCATTTTTACCAGCAGGCGCTTGGCGGGCAGTGGGAGATCCTGCGGAAAAGCAAGCCGAACGGCAGGGTGATCGCCTCTCCGGAGACCTCGCCGGTTGTCAGGAGGCAGCTCATCGCGGTGGAGCGTATCCGGCAATTCGCCAGCGACCATCTCTCGCTCCCCGGTGATGAGAGCTATGGAAAATACGCAGACCTCGGGCGGGAGCATGTGGTGTGGGTGCTGTACGCTGCGCCGGAGTTCTCGTTGGAGGCGAAGAACTGGCACTATCCCGCCGTCGGCGAGATGGATTACCGCGGCTATTTCCGTGAGGAGGACACCGTGGCGTATGCGAAGGAACTGCGGGCGGAGGGATACGATGTCTTCATCGGCGGAGTGGACGCGTATTCCACGCTGGGCTGGTTTCATGATCCCGTGCTGAACACCTTCGTCCGCTATCCGGACATCGATCTCGCGGAAACGATTTTCCACGAGCTGACCCATCGCAGGATATTCCGCTGGGGAGACACCGTGTTCAACGAGTCCCTGGCGAACACCGTGGCGGAGGAAGGGGTGAGGCGCTGGCTGAGACATGAAGGCCGTCTGGAAGACCTGAAAAAATACGAAGGCCGCCTTGTCCGCCGTCGGGAGTTCTACAGGGAGATCGAGCGATCGAAGGCAGCATTGGAAAAACTCTACTCCTCCGGCAAACCGGCGGCGGTGATGCGCGGGGAAAAAGCGGCCATCCTGGGAAAACTCCGCGATTCCTTCCGCGAGCTGCGCCGCAAGTGGGGCGGTCATGGGCTGGAGGAATGGCTGAAGGAGGACATCAACAACGGCCATATCGTTTCGCTCAAGCTTTACGCCGAACACATGCCGGAGTTTGAAAAACTGCTGGCGGAGTGTGATGGGGATCTGGATCTGTTTTATCAGAAGGCCGGAAAACTGAAGCTGGACGCAGCGAGGTGA
- the kdpF gene encoding K(+)-transporting ATPase subunit F produces MPASARPSDTDTSMETIIIALIALFLIGYLVVAMIHPEKF; encoded by the coding sequence ATGCCCGCTTCTGCGAGACCCTCTGATACCGACACCTCCATGGAAACCATCATCATCGCCCTCATCGCATTGTTTCTCATCGGCTACCTCGTGGTGGCGATGATCCACCCGGAAAAATTCTAA